From one Lineus longissimus chromosome 3, tnLinLong1.2, whole genome shotgun sequence genomic stretch:
- the LOC135484166 gene encoding putative ATP-dependent RNA helicase DHX57, whose translation MSSQSVKRKGGKPNRGGGRFNKPSGGRGGAGGRGKGGGPGFSRKGTAAVYDDGGPLVVPSQNNDSPERSFAHHSSSFTRSKVNMQKLYMSNENQDMVRDVLSQLHRNETTGDGEYSELDQRYTNQYWMNEPKLIIESVHVNDFEAARDGVEEKRPEELYGYGLKKLQRYGFAKTRCVDALEQSDGDIGAALEFLLTKMAEKYMQTSCEAETTPEEIQEQRQEEMMALESIYGDDFKEKIADKIWTLKMELPALNEVIESRDAAAKKKALERLPVDNREVCRFFLRGNCKFGHRNCRYKHVIEKEKVPQAVLTESDMETMYEVEVRFPQDNKYPFQCPLVAFYSTNDKLPSYVCLNLSCRLMQEAQNYAQDGLPAVFSLVTLLENPDELEEIFSLPRHPFSSPAPVITNQTAAKRDRVDRVRASIDALDVDDVTVDQDEESSDSESEAEAGKSPSRGVKTRPSGPPRLSPGEILKEDKHLKSHFQRKKTHRNYLKMQETRQKLPAWKKQEEILWLLRNNQVTVVSGMTGCGKTTQVPQFILDSYLTSSNPNLCNIICTQPRRISAMAVGERVSEERSEKLGGIVGYQIRLESRMSKSTRLLFCTTGILLRRLESDTNLDGVTHIIVDEVHERSEDSDFLIMVLRDLLMRRNDLKLILMSATLNADLFSNYFNGCPVIDIPGKTFPVDRYFLEDVIENTGFVMEEHSPYARPVKFSNTRKFEEDINEELESLALVPRNSQVRDNIQDQNLRIQDLFVRYSDYRKSTVKVLATMDFEKINYDLVELLLEWIAEGDHEYPRGGAVLVFLPGYAEITTMFEQLMSNRLFGKKQRFSVIPLHSSLSSEEQHIVFNRPREGVTKIVLATNIAETSITIDDIIYVIDCGKMKEKRFDPSKSMESLETVWVSRANAIQREGRAGRVASGVCFHLFTSHRFTHHFREQPIPEIQRAPLEQIVLKIKILDLFKDCDTEDVLHRLLEPPSQENIHFAMKRLQDLGALDEEWGLTPLGYHLAFLPVDVRIGKLMLFGAIFRCLDPALTIAASLSFKSPFVAPFDKRDDATKKKLEFATGNSDHLTVLQAYKGWVRAGKGGNYVSYCYCQENYLSIKTFQMLASMKRQFVELLSDIGFIKRDLSARDIEKAARDGGDGVIESTGFEANSNSENIRLVQAMLCAALYPNIVQVMTPEQRYVETGAGAIPKAPKPEDLKFKTKADGYVNIHPSSVNFQVRYYESPYLVYHEKVKTSRVFLRDCSMVSPYSLVLFGGGTVSIDLDRLQFILSLDEGWIRFQVQSLQVAELIRELRQELDQMLEDKIENPDIDLCLCTKGSMIISAIIKLVTTQ comes from the exons ATGTCGAGTCAGTCAGTCAAGAGAAAGGGTGGTAAGCCAAACCGCGGAGGAGGCAGATTCAACAAGCCCAGCGGTGGGAGAGGTGGAGCCGGGGGACGTGGCAAAGGAGGAGGACCAGGCTTTAGTAGGAAAGGCACAGCAGCAGTTTATGATGACGGAGGACCACTGGTTGTTCCTAGCCAAAATAATGACAG TCCCGAAAGGTCCTTTGCCCATCATTCAAGTTCATTTACTAGGAGTAAGGTCAACATGCAGAAGTTATACATGAGCAATGAGAACCAAGACATGGTGCGTGATGTCCTGTCTCAGCTACACAGGAATGAGACAACAGG TGATGGTGAGTACAGTGAGCTTGACCAGCGCTATACGAACCAATATTGGATGAACGAACCAAAGTTGATAATCGAGAGTGTCCATGTGAATGACTTCGAAGCAGCCAGAGATGGTGTGGAGGAAAAACGACCAGAGGAACTTTATGGATATGGATTGAAAAAGCTTCAAAG ATACGGTTTTGCCAAGACACGTTGTGTGGATGCGTTAGAGCAGAGTGATGGTGACATTGGTGCAGCCTTGGAATTTCTCTTGACAAAAATGGCAGAAAAATACATGCAGACTTCTTGTGAAGCTGAGACAACGCCAGAAGAGATACAGGAGCAACGCCAGGAAGAAATGATGGCTCTAGAATCAATTTATGGTGACGACTTCAAGGAAAAAATTGCCGATAAAATTTGGACACTTAAGATGGAACTTCCTGCATTGAATGAAGTCATCGAATCACGAGATGCAGCTGCTAAGAAAAAAGCCTTAGAAAGACTTCCGGTGGATAACAGAGAAGTTTGTAGATTCTTTTTACGCGGGAATTGCAAATTTGGGCATCGAAACTGCAGGTATAAGCATGTGATAGAAAAAGAAAAGGTCCCACAGGCTGTTTTGACTGAAAGTGATATGGAAACGATGTATGAAGTTGAAGTGCGTTTTCCCCAGGATAACAAGTATCCATTTCAATGTCCATTGGTCGCTTTCTATAGCACAAACGATAAACTTCCGAGTTATGTTTGCCTCAACTTGTCCTGTAGACTTATGCAAGAGGCTCAGAACTATGCTCAAGATGGTTTACCAGCTGTTTTTTCTCTAGTGACTCTATTAGAAAACCCTGATGAACTTGAGGAAATATTTAGTCTTCCACGCCATCCGTTCAGCTCTCCGGCACCTGTGATAACAAACCAAACTGCTGCAAAAAGAGACCGGGTTGATCGTGTCCGTGCTTCGATTGATGCGcttgatgttgatgatgtcaccGTGGACCAGGATGAAGAAAGCAGTGATTCTGAAAGCGAGGCTGAAGCAGGGAAATCGCCAAGTAGGGGAGTTAAGACTCGACCGTCTGGACCCCCACGTTTGTCTCCTGGAGAGATTTTGAAGGAGGACAAGCATCTCAAGTCGCACTTCCAGAGGAAGAAGACTCATAGGAATTACTTGAAAATGCAGGAGACGAGACAAAAGTTGCCTGCTTGGAAGAAGCAGGAAGAGATTTTGTGGCTTCTCAGGAACAACCAAGTTACCGTTGTCAGTGGAATGACTGG GTGCGGTAAAACCACCCAGGTCCCACAGTTCATCCTGGACTCGTATCTGACGTCGTCCAACCCAAATCTATGCAATATCATCTGTACACAACCAAGAAGAATCTCGGCGATGGCAGTCGGCGAACGTGTCTCGGAGGAGAGAAGTGAAAAGTTGGGAGGCATAGTCGGATATCAAATACGTTTAGAATCTAGAATG TCCAAATCCACACGTCTTTTATTCTGTACGACGGGTATTCTGCTGCGGAGGCTGGAAAGTGACACGAACCTTGATGGGGTGACACACATTATCGTGGATGAAGTTCATGAAAGAAGTGAAGACAG TGACTTCCTGATCATGGTTCTCCGGGACTTGCTGATGAGAAGAAATGATCtcaaattgattttgatgagtGCCACTCTCAATGCTGACCTGTTCTCGAACTACTTCAATGGTTGTCCTGTCATTGACATTCCAG GGAAAACGTTTCCAGTGGATCGATACTTTCTTGAAGATGTCATTGAAAATACAGGGTTTGTAATGGAGGAACACTCCCCTTATGCCAGACCGGTGAAGTTTTCCAATACAAGGAAATTTGAGGAAGACATCAATGAGGAGCTTGAATCTCTTGCACTAGTGCCGAGAAACTCGCAGGTCAGAGACAACATACAGGATCAGAATCTTCGGATACAGGACTTGTTTGTGAGGTACTCAG ACTATAGGAAATCTACTGTGAAGGTGTTGGCGACCATGGACTTTGAGAAGATTAATTATGATCTGGTCGAACTGCTGTTGGAGTGGATTGCGGAGGGAGACCACGAG TATCCCCGTGGTGGTGCTGTGCTTGTCTTCTTGCCAGGCTATGCAGAAATAACTACAATGTTTGAACAACTGATGTCAAATCGCCTCTTTGGAAAGAAACAAAG ATTTTCAGTCATACCACTTCATTCATCATTGTCCAGTGAAGAGCAGCATATCGTTTTCAA CCGTCCACGTGAAGGAGTCACCAAAATCGTTCTTGCTACAAATATTGCTGAGACGTCCATTACTATAGATGACATCATATATGTGATTGACTGTGGCAAAATGAAGGAAAAACG ATTTGATCCGTCCAAAAGTATGGAGAGTCTCGAAACTGTTTGGGTGTCGAGGGCCAATGCAATCCAGCGGGAGGGGCGCGCTGGCAGGGTAGCTTCAGGCGTCTGCTTCCACTTGTTTACATCACATAGGTTCACTCATCACTTCAGGGAACAACCTATCCCAG AAATCCAAAGGGCCCCACTGGAGCAAATAGTGTTGAAGATCAAGATTCTGGATTTGTTTAAAGATTGTGACACTGAGGATGTCCTGCACAGGCTCCTTGAACCACCCTCACAGGAAAACATCCACTTTGCCATGAAACGTCTGCAAGACTTGGGAGCCCTTGATGAAGAATGG GGCCTCACCCCACTTGGATACCATCTTGCTTTCCTGCCTGTGGATGTGAG GATAGGGAAGCTGATGTTATTTGGTGCTATCTTCAGATGCCTAGATCCTGCCTTGACTATTGCTGCTAGCCTCAGCTTCAAGTCACCATTT GTGGCTCCATTTGATAAGAGAGATGACGCCACAAAGAAGAAACTGGAGTTTGCCACTGGCAACAGTGATCACCTGACAGTATTACAGGCTTACAAAGGCTGGGTCAGAGCTGGCAAGGGTGGAAACTATGTATCATACTGCTATTGTCAAGAGAACTACCTTTCTATTAAGACATTTCAG ATGTTGGCCAGCATGAAGCGCCAGTTTGTGGAGCTGCTGTCAGATATTGGTTTCATCAAGAGGGATTTATCTGCAAGAGATATAGAGAAGGCAGCCAGAGATGGAGGAGATGGTGTCATTGAATCTACAGGATTTGAG GCAAATTCCAATTCGGAAAACATCCGTCTGGTTCAGGCAATGTTGTGTGCAGCTCTCTACCCCAACATAGTGCAGGTTATGACCCCAGAGCAGAGATATGTGGAGACAGGAGCAGGTGCTATACCAAAAGCACCAAAGCCTGAAGATCTCAAGTTCAAGACCAAGGCAGATGGATat GTTAACATCCATCCCTCGTCCGTGAACTTCCAAGTGCGGTACTATGAAAGCCCGTATCTTGTCTACCATGAAAAGGTCAAGACATCAAGG